TCCTTTGCCCCAGCCGCCGCCCCTTGCGCATAGGGCGATGCCTGCACCGCCGCCAATTGCGAGGGCGCGGCCATCGCCACCTGCCGCAACACCGCGGGAGCCCGTGTCGCCCATTCCGGCAGCGCCAGCACCGGCGCTTCACCCGCCTCCAACGGTGCCGCTTGCCCGGCGGGCAGCGCATCGGCAAATGTCAGCAGCCCGTCATCCTCAACCGCCCCCAGCGCGCGCAGGGACTGCTCCGCCAGCGCATACCACGAGCCCGCCTTGGCCTCACCCTTTTTGCTCGCCGTGCCGAACAGATGCAGCTCGTCGCGCGCCCGCGTCAGCGCCACATACAGCAACCGGTCATATTCCGCCGTCAGCGCATCGGCTTTTTCCTGCTTCATGCGCAGCAGCGCCGCCGCACCGCTGGCTTCGGGCGAGAGCGAAAGCAACGGCAGCGGCGGGTGCTGCTGGCCTTGCGCAAAATACATCCGCTCATGCTGCGTTGTCGGCATGCTGACCGTATCGACCAGCAGCACCACCGGCGCTTCCAGCCCCTTCGCGCCATGCACGGTCATAATGCGCACATGGTCGCTTTGCGCTGCTTCCTGCTCACGTTTCACCTGTCGGCTGCTGCCATCCATCCAGGCATAAAAATGCGCGAGCGTCGGCGGCATATGCGCCGGCATCGCCGCCGCTTGCGCCTTCAGCTCATCCAGCACCTCGTGCACCTCCTCACCGAAGCGCCGCGCGAACTGCTGGCGGGCGCCGCTCACCTCCAGCACATCGGTCAGGAAATCATAGGGCGTCGTGTGTTTGAGGCTGAGCCAATGCGTCAGCAACGGCTGCTCGGTTTGCGCCCACAGGCTCGCCGGGCGGCCATGGGCCATCGCGCGTAAGCCCTCGTCGCTCAGCCCAATCAGTGGCGAGCGCAGCACCTGCGCCAGCGCGAGGTCGTCATTGACATTCATGCACCAGCCCATCAGCGCCAGCAGATCGCGCACCGCCAGATGCTCCGCGAGGGTGAGCCGATCCAGCCCCGCCACCGGAATAGCGCGCCGCTGCAGCGCGCGGATCAGCGGCAGCACCAGCGGCTTGCGGCTGCGCACGAGGATCAGTATATCCCCCGCCCGCAGCGCCCGCCCGGCGCTTTTCAGCGGCCTGCGCTCCACCAGCAACCACTGCGCAATGCGCTCGGCCACCGTTTCCGCCAGCAGCTGCGCCGCGGTTTTTATAATGAGATATTCCGTCGGGATTGTCAGCGCCGCTGGCCGCTCCTTCTCCGGCGCAATCACCAGCGGATAGAGCGTCACACTGCCCGCCGCCGCGGTGCGATGCAGCCGGTGCGGTTGAATCATCCCGCTGGCACTCAGCGCTGCCGCCACTGCGGGCTGCGCGGCCACATGATCCACCAGCCGCAACACCGCCGCCGCCGAGCGATAGGACGTATCGAGCATCTGCGTCTCCAGCGGCGATGGGCTGCCTTCCAGCAGCGCCGCAAAATGCTGATGATGGTGCGCAAATAACTCCGGCGCCGCGCCCTGAAAGCTATAAATCGACTGTTTCTCATCGCCCACCACCAGCAGGCTGCGCGGCAGCCCGGCGCTACCAATCCCGTCATTGCTCGCGATCAGTTCCTCCACCAGCGTGCGCACCAGCGCCCATTGATCCGCGCTCGTATCCTGCGCCTCGTCGATCAGCAAATGGTCGATCCGGTGATCCAGCTTGCTCATCACCCAGCCGAGGGTGGATGGGTGCGCACACAGCGCCACCGTTTTGCCGATCAAATCGTCATAATCCAGCGCATGCGCCGCCATTTTCGCCTGCGCATACAGCTCCAGCAGCGCCTTCGCCAGCACCGCAATCGCGAAGGATTCCTCCGCACAGGCCAGCGCCGCGATCGCGTCGTTATAAGCAAGCACCGCATCTGCGAGGCGCATCATCGCGCCATCGGCAGCCTGTTCCAGCTTCGCCACATCCTTGCGCAGCGCGCCGTCCGTCAGCATCAGCGTGCACAGCGCGCCGATGCGCGGCCCACGGTGCTCGGGCACCACTTCCAGCCACGCCGCGAAGCCTGCGGCGTATTTATTTTCCGTCTTCTTTTTATGCGCCAGCATATCTGGCAAATGGCCGCGAATCACCGCCGCATCCGCCGCGTTTGGCGCGTTGCACAGCGTCGCTGCCAACGTCTCGCGCGTCGCCCCCTCCGCCAGCCCATGCAGCGCGAACAGATACGCCCGCAGTGATTCCGGCGATTGGTTGCGCCACACCTGCGCCCACGCGCCGCGCTTGCGGATAATATCGCCCATCAGCGCGTCGAAGCGAAACTCGCCACTGCGCGCGCCAATCAGCGTCAACGCCTCCACCAACCAGGCATCGCCGGAGGAAAATCGCTCCAGCATGCGGTGCTTGGCCAGCCGTAGCATCTCCTCAGCCGCCGCGTCCTCCAGTACCGTGAAATGCGGCGCCACCCCCGCTTCCATCGGGAAGCGGCGCAGCAGGTTCTGGCAAAATCCGTGAATCGTCATCAGCTGCAACCCACCGCCGGGGCTATCGAGCACAGCACCAAACAGCCCGCGCGCATGGGCGAGCAGCGTTTCATCCGCCGCCACGCCAAGAATTTTCTCGATCCGCGCGCGGCAGGCCTCGTCCCCATCCAGCAGCAGCGCGCGCAGCCATTCCAGCACCCGCATGCGCATTTCGCTCGCCGCCGCTTTGGTATAGGTAATACAAACAATACGCTCCGGCGCCACCCCAAGCAGCAGCAACCGCACCACCCGTTCGGTCAGCGCGGTGGTCTTACCACTCCCGGCATTAGCCGTTATCCATACTGAATTTATTTCATGATTCAATGTTTGTACCAATTATAATTATACGTTCAGCAAGCACTTATGTGCCCTAGAAAGGCTACCAATAACCTTAATAGTCCATCCCCAAAACCACCCGTTTTGTTAACCGATTATTTACTACTTCCCCCGTATACTCATCCTTAGAGCTCGGGTGAACCGGCCATGTTAAACAGCTAGGGATGGGTACTCGCATGCGCCAAGTCGCTCGACAAGCAACATCGGATAATCAGTTACTCTTCTTACCCGGCGTTTTCAACGAAACCTTGGGACTGCTGTTCGATGCCCACCATTATTTCCAATCACGCGGCAGCGAGGAACAGGCCACCATCGCCCCCAACATGCGCCTCGCCTATGCCAGCGAAATGACCCGCATCACCACCCGCCTGACCAGCGTCATGGCCTGGCTGATGGTACGCCGCGCGATTTATGCCGGCCGCATCGAGGAAGACCGCGCCACCGACCAATACCGCCTCGACGGTGCGGATATCTGCCTCAACCACATGCCCGAAATCCTCGCCGAAATGCCCTATTACCTGAACTATCTCTCGGAGCGCTCGCTCAGCCTGTTCGAGCGCGTCCACCGCCTGGATGAAATGGCCTACGGCGACACCCAGCACTAGGGCACTTTTACTTTAGCTTGGGCGCGAGAGGTCACGTTCCCCACCTGTCACCCCGTCGCATGACGGGGTCCACCTTAACCACAGGCAAGGAAGATGGACCCCGGCATAAAGCCGGGGCGACACACTGAGGTTATGGCAATACCACGCACGATACATAGAAAGCTTGCGAGGCCGCCCGCCAATTTCACAGAACTGTCACATTCCTCGCCGTGCGTTCGTGCTAGATTTACCATGAATAAATCTGGTGACCGGACCCTATGCCAACAAACGATCCATCCGTAAAAAAACCCGCCAGCGCCGCTTCCGGCGCAGGGGCTGACGCGGATACGAACATCTACATCACCAATGGCGCGCCCACGCCCGCCGCCCCCACCTACACCCCGCCCGCACTGCCGCAGCCCATCACCGGCCCGCGTTATGGCGAGCTGCAGCCCCTGCAAGACGAGCCTGAAGCCACGCTGGAGCCAATCGAAACCCGCACAAAAACCAGCATCAACTGGGGCGGCGTCATCAAAGGCATTGCCATCGTCGCCGCGGTCGCAGTTGTTGCCGTTGTCGGGGTCATCGCCGCCCAATATCTCGCCGGGGTCGCCTTCAGCTCGCCGTTCGTTGCGGAAACAGTAAGCACCCTCAGCGGCCTTGCCACGCAAGCCGCCACCGCCATTAACGGCTACTGGTCGGAAGCATTACTCACCATCGGCAAACTGCAGCCGCTTTCATGGTTTGGCCTCAGCAGCAGCGCCGCCGTCACCGGCACGCTGAGCGCCGCGCAAGCCGCCACGGCCCTCACCGCCACGCAAGCCGCGGGCGCGGTCGGCGGCCTGGCAGCGGGCGCAGTCGTGCTGCACACCGCACTGCCCGCCATTCACACTATCGACCTGACCAGCACGACCACCGTCACCACGCCCCCGGCGCACGACCCAAACCTGCTATCCTCGGTGCAAAGCACCCATATGGCGCAAACGAACGCATTGGCAAACGCACACACGCTGCACGAGCTGACCCATATCAGCCATCACGCCGCCGAGCACGGTTCGCAGGAACACACCGCCGTCCGCCAGCACACCACCCCTACCACGCCGGAATATTCCCGCCGCGCGACCGAAGCGATGGCCGAAACCACCACCGCCAGCCGCAACTGGATGGAACGCATCGGCGCACGCCCTGCCGCCGCCATCGCCAGCCGCGCAGAAGCACTGCGCACGAAGCAACCCGTCCAACCGCGTGATCCCAATTTCGCCGCCGATCTTGAAGCAAAACGCGCCGCGCTCGATGTCGAGCTCACCCAACAAATTCACTAAATTTTTAGCTAATTTCAGGCAGTTTCGTCACACAATTTTCACAATAAATCGTACGCGCCGTAACACAACTGTAACAATCTCGTGATACTCTCAGAATATAAGAACTCACCTTTGCACGGGAAATATTATGAGCAGCAGAGAAATCACCAGCGACATTACGAAACTTGCTGCAGAGCAGGATATGACGTTTGGGTTCAGCGGCAAGGGCAATACGACCATTGAAATGGTCGGCTGCAAAGACCCCGCAGTTAAAACATACTTATCCGAATTCGTCAGCTCCATGGGCCAGACCGCTAATGTCGCAAAAGATGTTGGCTTGGGTGCCGTTATGGCGACCGCTGCCAGCGCATGTGCACTGGGCACCGTTGATCCAACCGCAGCGTTCATGGGCGCCGCTGCCGGTGTGTTTGCAAGCTACAGCCGCGGCAGCAAGGGACACGGCAAAGGCTAATCGCCCACCAACCAATCAACAAAAAAGCGCACCCACCGGTGCGCTTTTTTTATGCTCCAAACCCATCGTATCAAACACCCCCCACATTTGTCATGCCGTCGCATGACGGCATCCACCTGCAACGAGCGTGCAGAAAGATGGACCCCGTCATTCGACGGGGCGACACAGCGCAAAAACGCGGCGAAAGAAAATAATCGAAAGCCGAAGCAGCCGAAGCCCTACTTCTTCTTCGCACCATCCGTGAATGGCGTGAACATCGTGAAGGCTTTGGTGAACATTTCCATGTTCTGCTTCCCGATTTCTTCCAGCTGCGCAGCAACCTGGCCGAAGCTGCCCATGGTGCCAAGACCCAGCATCTCGTTCATTTTATCCTGGTTGCCGGTGAAGGTTTTCATCGTCGATTCGAGATAGTGCGGCACAAAGCCCTTCAGCGAGTTATCGTAGAACC
This portion of the Pseudomonadota bacterium genome encodes:
- a CDS encoding UvrD-helicase domain-containing protein; translated protein: MNHEINSVWITANAGSGKTTALTERVVRLLLLGVAPERIVCITYTKAAASEMRMRVLEWLRALLLDGDEACRARIEKILGVAADETLLAHARGLFGAVLDSPGGGLQLMTIHGFCQNLLRRFPMEAGVAPHFTVLEDAAAEEMLRLAKHRMLERFSSGDAWLVEALTLIGARSGEFRFDALMGDIIRKRGAWAQVWRNQSPESLRAYLFALHGLAEGATRETLAATLCNAPNAADAAVIRGHLPDMLAHKKKTENKYAAGFAAWLEVVPEHRGPRIGALCTLMLTDGALRKDVAKLEQAADGAMMRLADAVLAYNDAIAALACAEESFAIAVLAKALLELYAQAKMAAHALDYDDLIGKTVALCAHPSTLGWVMSKLDHRIDHLLIDEAQDTSADQWALVRTLVEELIASNDGIGSAGLPRSLLVVGDEKQSIYSFQGAAPELFAHHHQHFAALLEGSPSPLETQMLDTSYRSAAAVLRLVDHVAAQPAVAAALSASGMIQPHRLHRTAAAGSVTLYPLVIAPEKERPAALTIPTEYLIIKTAAQLLAETVAERIAQWLLVERRPLKSAGRALRAGDILILVRSRKPLVLPLIRALQRRAIPVAGLDRLTLAEHLAVRDLLALMGWCMNVNDDLALAQVLRSPLIGLSDEGLRAMAHGRPASLWAQTEQPLLTHWLSLKHTTPYDFLTDVLEVSGARQQFARRFGEEVHEVLDELKAQAAAMPAHMPPTLAHFYAWMDGSSRQVKREQEAAQSDHVRIMTVHGAKGLEAPVVLLVDTVSMPTTQHERMYFAQGQQHPPLPLLSLSPEASGAAALLRMKQEKADALTAEYDRLLYVALTRARDELHLFGTASKKGEAKAGSWYALAEQSLRALGAVEDDGLLTFADALPAGQAAPLEAGEAPVLALPEWATRAPAVLRQVAMAAPSQLAAVQASPYAQGAAAGAKERGVRIHRVLELLRAESDARHIAQLVAYVAPDWTPAQQHSVVQEIAALFAQERWLWEHELLPEASITGTITVDGVALAISGQMDLLVKTPEAIIIADYKTGHHVPADASGVSANYVIQLKTYHALVSQLYPGLPVRCAIIWTSAPRLMWLDDAVRAAAFPKQNVMLKTAVAS
- a CDS encoding DUF1465 family protein; translated protein: MRQVARQATSDNQLLFLPGVFNETLGLLFDAHHYFQSRGSEEQATIAPNMRLAYASEMTRITTRLTSVMAWLMVRRAIYAGRIEEDRATDQYRLDGADICLNHMPEILAEMPYYLNYLSERSLSLFERVHRLDEMAYGDTQH